A single region of the Mycobacterium avium subsp. avium genome encodes:
- a CDS encoding hemerythrin domain-containing protein — translation MADMIVKSPDEVVAFLKAQHNLIEDMFDQVLHATDPKAREEPFATLRQLLAVHETAEEMLVHPRARKEADAGDAVVDARLHEEHSAKELLSAIEKLDSTTDQFLDEVTKLREAVLEHATREENEEFPALQRLDSDDLKRMGTAVRAAEAIAPTHPHPGVESATLNFAVGPFASMLDRARDLIGRAIG, via the coding sequence ATGGCCGACATGATTGTCAAATCGCCCGACGAAGTCGTCGCGTTCCTGAAAGCACAGCACAACCTCATCGAGGACATGTTCGACCAGGTGCTGCACGCGACCGATCCCAAAGCGCGCGAAGAGCCCTTCGCGACGCTGCGCCAATTGCTGGCGGTGCACGAAACCGCCGAGGAAATGCTCGTGCATCCGCGGGCACGCAAGGAAGCCGACGCCGGCGACGCGGTCGTCGACGCCCGCTTGCACGAAGAGCACAGCGCCAAGGAACTGCTGTCGGCGATCGAAAAGCTGGACAGCACCACGGACCAGTTCCTCGACGAGGTGACGAAGTTGCGAGAAGCCGTGCTCGAACACGCCACCCGGGAGGAAAACGAGGAATTCCCGGCCCTGCAGCGCCTCGACAGCGACGACCTCAAGCGGATGGGCACCGCGGTGCGCGCCGCCGAGGCCATCGCCCCGACCCACCCGCATCCCGGTGTGGAATCGGCGACGCTGAATTTCGCGGTCGGCCCGTTCGCCTCGATGCTCGATCGCGCCCGCGACCTGATCGGCCGGGCCATCGGTTAG
- a CDS encoding HpcH/HpaI aldolase/citrate lyase family protein, with amino-acid sequence MYEQVNSSAAEPDDIGSRIDPVLARSWLLVNGTHPDRFQSAVDSRADIVVFDIEDAVAPKDKNAARDNVVSWLRAGNVDWVRINGFGTPWWADDLTALAGTPVGGVMLAMVESVDHVTETAKRLPDVPIVALVETARGLERITEIAATKGTFRLAFGIGDFRRDTGFGEDPATLAYTRSRFTIASKAADLPSAIDGPTIGSNPLKLIEATAVSTQFGMTGKICLTPDQCSVVNEGLSPSQDEIAWAKEFFAEFERDGGEIRNGSDLPRIARATKILELARAYGIEALDIDEEERDHSPAPSDTYHY; translated from the coding sequence ATGTACGAACAGGTCAACAGCAGCGCCGCCGAGCCCGACGACATCGGCTCTCGCATCGACCCGGTCCTGGCCCGGAGTTGGCTCCTGGTCAACGGCACGCATCCCGACCGTTTCCAGTCCGCGGTGGACTCCCGCGCTGACATCGTGGTCTTCGACATCGAGGACGCCGTCGCGCCCAAGGACAAGAACGCCGCCCGCGACAACGTGGTGAGCTGGCTGCGCGCCGGCAACGTCGACTGGGTGCGCATCAACGGGTTCGGCACGCCCTGGTGGGCGGATGACCTGACCGCCCTGGCCGGCACACCGGTCGGCGGGGTGATGCTGGCGATGGTCGAATCGGTCGATCACGTCACCGAGACGGCGAAGCGGCTGCCCGACGTGCCGATCGTCGCCCTGGTCGAAACGGCCCGGGGCCTGGAGCGCATCACCGAGATCGCCGCCACCAAGGGCACCTTCCGGCTCGCCTTCGGCATCGGTGACTTCCGCCGCGACACCGGTTTCGGGGAGGACCCGGCCACGCTCGCCTACACTCGTTCCCGCTTCACCATCGCCTCCAAGGCCGCCGACCTGCCCAGTGCGATCGACGGGCCGACCATCGGCTCCAATCCGCTGAAGCTGATCGAGGCCACCGCGGTGTCCACCCAATTCGGGATGACCGGCAAGATCTGCCTGACCCCGGACCAATGTTCCGTCGTCAACGAGGGCCTGTCGCCGTCGCAGGACGAAATAGCTTGGGCGAAAGAGTTTTTCGCCGAGTTCGAGCGTGACGGGGGAGAGATCCGCAACGGCTCCGACCTGCCCCGCATCGCCCGGGCCACCAAGATCCTCGAGCTGGCTCGCGCGTACGGCATCGAGGCGCTGGACATCGACGAGGAAGAACGCGACCACTCACCCGCGCCGTCGGACACCTACCACTACTGA